The genomic window CTCGTGATCGCACTGCTGTTCGCGCCCTACCAGTCGCTCGCCCACAACTGGATCACGTTCGCCGTCTTCGCCCTCATGCAGGTCCTGTTCATCCCGACCATCGGAGGCAGTCTCGGGCACCGACTCCTCGGCATGCACGTGGTGCCGCTCGGCGGGGGCTGGATCGGCCTCTGGCGGCCGATCGTCCGCACCGCCCTGCTGATCGTCGTCCTCCCCGCGCTCGTCTGGGACTCCGACCAGCGGGGGTTCCACGACAAGGTCGCGGGAACGATCCTCATCCGTTCCTGATCGGTATCGCATCCGATCGGTGGCCTTCGGCACGAGATCGGCCGCCGGACGGGCGCGCGAGCGTCCGTCGAACGACGACGGCGCGGCATCCGCTCGTATACGGATGCCGCGCCGGAACGCTTCGGGGTGGTGCGATCAGCGCATCTTGCCGCGCTGCGCGCGA from Agromyces sp. LHK192 includes these protein-coding regions:
- a CDS encoding RDD family protein, which codes for MPEAPRTPSGTLEPSRWPGERLGLPVSGPRSVARAGRRIAALVIDYGLALVIALLFAPYQSLAHNWITFAVFALMQVLFIPTIGGSLGHRLLGMHVVPLGGGWIGLWRPIVRTALLIVVLPALVWDSDQRGFHDKVAGTILIRS